A single region of the Solirubrobacterales bacterium genome encodes:
- a CDS encoding rhodanese-like domain-containing protein: MEHVDVKEAQRLIEEEGAVLIDCREDYEWDEMRIPGATLVPLSEYEGDLEMVDEAPIVIFQCAHGNRSQAAASMYEGVHPQGRALTMDGGIADWAAKGLPTDFGPAPTA; the protein is encoded by the coding sequence GTAGACGTCAAGGAAGCCCAGCGCCTGATCGAAGAAGAGGGCGCCGTACTTATCGATTGCCGCGAGGACTACGAATGGGACGAGATGCGCATCCCGGGCGCCACGCTCGTACCGCTCTCCGAGTATGAGGGCGACCTTGAGATGGTCGACGAGGCGCCGATCGTGATCTTCCAGTGTGCCCATGGCAACCGCTCACAGGCGGCCGCCTCGATGTATGAAGGCGTGCACCCGCAGGGTCGGGCGCTGACGATGGATGGCGGAATCGCCGACTGGGCCGCGAAGGGCCTGCCGACCGACTTCGGCCCCGCTCCTACGGCTTGA